ATCCAGCTCAAGGTTTTTGTCATCCAGCATGTTGAGGTTGTCGACTAACTGCTCGTTAAGCAGTTGCAGTTCCTCGGTTGCTGCAAGTAATTCCTGATTTTTCTGGATCGCGGTTTCGTAGGTGGATAACAGTAAATTGAGGATTTGTAACCTGTCGGAATTGATGAAGTATTTTCGGTCTCTGAAGAAAATTTCCATGCCCATTTTTGCACGTTGATCGCTATTGAGGTTGCGGTTGGCAATGATGTGCTGGATGCGGGACAGGAGAAATTTTTCCTTATAGGGCTTGATAATGAAATAATCCGCACCACATTCCAGCCCCATGATGACATCGTCGGGTTCCGACAGGGAGGTCAGGAGAATGACCGGAATGTCCTGTAGATTTTCGTCCCCTTTAATCCGGCGGCATAAGGTATAACCGTCCATGCCCGGCATGACCACATCACTGATAATGGCCAGGGGGCGCTCTTCAGCGAGAAGGGCCAACGCTTCGAAGCCATTTTGGGCGGTTCTGGCCTGATAACCGTTTTTGTTGAGCAGGTAAAGCAATTGCTCTGCCTGAGTGGGGCTGTCCTCAACAATGAGTAGTGAACTGTCGGAGCGTTCTTCAGAGGTCATGGTCATCTCCCTGTTATTCTTCGGCGGATTTCCTGCCGTTTTTTTGTGCCAATCCTGCAAGGAAGGCCGCTATTTTGGCGGGCGAAAGAACATGGTCGGCGGCTTTGAGATGAAGTGCTTCACCCGGCATGCCATAGACGATTGACGTTTCCCTGTCCTGGATCAGAGTTACTGCCCCCAGATGTTGGAGTTGTTGTAACTCTTTGGCTCCGTCACAGCCCATGCCGGTAAGCAGAACAGCTGCTGAGTGGGCACCGAAGGCTTCAGCGACGGAGCGAAACAGCACTGAGACGGAGGGACGGACACCATATTCCGCAGGGCTGTCGGAAAAGTGCAGGCAGAGATCTTTGCCAACCCGCAGATGCTGATCATCGGCCGCAAAATAGGTGTGGCCGGCCTGTAGTGATTCGCCGTCGCTGGCAACATGAATCGGACGGCTGGTAACCTGCGCCAGCCAGCGTACAAAGCCTTCCAGAAAACCGCGTGCCATGTGCTGAACGGCAACGATGGGCACATTGAAATCTTTAGGTAATGCCGAAAGAATTTCATGGAAGACCGCCGGACCTCCGGTTGATGCTCCGATGGCAATCACTTTAATCTCTCGTGATTTTACGACTGTCGGCAGTGCATTGCTCGGAGATGACAGAAGCGTTTTTTTCCAGCGCCGGATCACTTTGACTTCAC
This is a stretch of genomic DNA from uncultured Desulfuromonas sp.. It encodes these proteins:
- the cheB gene encoding chemotaxis-specific protein-glutamate methyltransferase CheB, which produces MIRTLIVEDSPIEQELLMHILATDSAIEVIGIAANGEDALKATVSLRPDVITMDIHMPKMDGYETTRQIMETHPVPIVIVSGSFVANDTDKIFQAMETGALAIVEKPWGPGHPDYETAARTLVRTVKAMSEVKVIRRWKKTLLSSPSNALPTVVKSREIKVIAIGASTGGPAVFHEILSALPKDFNVPIVAVQHMARGFLEGFVRWLAQVTSRPIHVASDGESLQAGHTYFAADDQHLRVGKDLCLHFSDSPAEYGVRPSVSVLFRSVAEAFGAHSAAVLLTGMGCDGAKELQQLQHLGAVTLIQDRETSIVYGMPGEALHLKAADHVLSPAKIAAFLAGLAQKNGRKSAEE